The window CCAGCGCGGTCGGCGTCGCGGCCACCGTCCAGCACATCTTCCTGGAGCCCGACGACGCGATCACTCCGGTGCTCAACGTCATCGGGATCTGGGCGATGCTCCTGGCCTGGATCCTGCTCCACTGGGGGTACGCGCAGCTCTATCTGCAGCTGTACTACCGCGAGGACGACCGCCCGCTGCGCTTCCCCGGGACCTCGACCCCCGGCATCCTGGAGTTCGCCTACTTCTCGTACACCGTCGCGGTGAGTTTCGCCGCGTCGGATGTCGAGGTGCACGATCGGCGGATGCGCTGGCGCGTGATGACCCACTCCGTCATCGGCTACTTCGTCAACGGCCTGATCATCGTCACCGCTCTGAGCGCCATCGCCGAGGCCGGCGGACGCTGAGCGCGAGGCTCAGGCCGACAGCAGGGTCCGCGCCACCCGTGCGCCCGAGACGAGGGCGCCCTGGATCGAGGCGGTGTCACGATGGTCGCCGGCGATCAAGATGCGCTCGGCGATCCAGGGTGCGCTGCGCGCGCGGAGCGGCGCCGGCTGTGCGGGGAGAGCATGGTGCACGTCGTCGCGGCGGAGGAGCCGCCATCGCACGGCATCCTTCCCCCACAGGTCGACGAGCTGACGGCGCACCTGGTCTTCCTGGGCGCCGGGGGCGTCCCCGTCGAGCAGGCAGGTCGCCTGCACCAGGTGGTGGCCTGGCGGGGCGTACGAGGGTGCGGTGCGCGAGAGGACTGCGGTGTTCACGATCGGGCCTCGGCGGCGCCCGTCGACGGCCAGCAGGGCGTCGAACGCCGGCTCCTGCTCGGCGTCGAACCACCAGGTCTGCAGCCCTTTCGTCGCCGGCGTGGGCAGGTCAATGAGGGCCCCGACCGCCTCGGGCCCCACGGCGACGATCACGTGCCGTGCCCGCACGGTGTCCGCGTGTTCGATCGCCGCCTCGCAGGCATCCTCTCCGCGTCCGAGGGCCGTCACGCGGTGTGAGAGTCGGATGTCGGCACCCGCCTGCCGGGCACGGGCGGCCAGCTGGCGGGGGAGCGCCGCGATCCCCGCGGCGGGCAGCCCCGGCCGCCCGACGGCGAACATGCGCACGAGCAGCCGGGCGAACGCCTCGGAGGTGGCCCCGCCGGTGGCGTCGGCGATGACCCCGGCGAGGAAGGGCTCGAGCACCTCGGTCCGCAGCGGCCCGGTGAGCCCCACCCGATCCCAGCCTGCGGCGAGAGAGCGGTCGGGGCCCCGGATGACCCGCTTCGGATCGCGCAACACCGGGAGCATCCATCGCACGAGCGCCCACGCATCGGCGGGCCGGACGAGCCCGCTGGCCAGCGAGGGGAGGATGAGATCGGGATGACGCAGGGGATGCCCGAGGCGCACCGATCGCGTCTCGCGCCGCACCCGCACGCCGACGGGAAAGGCCGCGACCTCGAGGGCCTCGAGGTCGACGGCGCGGGAGAGCGCGGGATACGCCGGGTTCAGCACGTGGAAGCCCCGGTCGAGGCGGAAGCCGTCGACGACGTCGGTGCGCTCGCGGCCGCCGACGTCGTCGCCCGCCTCGAGCACGACGACGTCCCTGCCCGCCCGGGCGAGGATTCCCGCAGCC of the Microbacterium invictum genome contains:
- a CDS encoding DUF1345 domain-containing protein; translated protein: MSSGVARGRRRTAVWGLVLSSVLQATLVFLGIGFVLAVENLSSAVILFAWCCVGTAYAAGIWVLLWLAGRRAESDAPPLLMELGIVPRTISLTATIFTSAVGVAATVQHIFLEPDDAITPVLNVIGIWAMLLAWILLHWGYAQLYLQLYYREDDRPLRFPGTSTPGILEFAYFSYTVAVSFAASDVEVHDRRMRWRVMTHSVIGYFVNGLIIVTALSAIAEAGGR
- a CDS encoding NAD(P)/FAD-dependent oxidoreductase; the protein is MPRSGPAVHDVVVIGAGLAGLRAAGILARAGRDVVVLEAGDDVGGRERTDVVDGFRLDRGFHVLNPAYPALSRAVDLEALEVAAFPVGVRVRRETRSVRLGHPLRHPDLILPSLASGLVRPADAWALVRWMLPVLRDPKRVIRGPDRSLAAGWDRVGLTGPLRTEVLEPFLAGVIADATGGATSEAFARLLVRMFAVGRPGLPAAGIAALPRQLAARARQAGADIRLSHRVTALGRGEDACEAAIEHADTVRARHVIVAVGPEAVGALIDLPTPATKGLQTWWFDAEQEPAFDALLAVDGRRRGPIVNTAVLSRTAPSYAPPGHHLVQATCLLDGDAPGAQEDQVRRQLVDLWGKDAVRWRLLRRDDVHHALPAQPAPLRARSAPWIAERILIAGDHRDTASIQGALVSGARVARTLLSA